In one window of Saprospiraceae bacterium DNA:
- a CDS encoding S9 family peptidase, which yields MRNKSIITSLISIGMMISCRPMNNQQELAAFDTAIPAYPDTRMDTISDNYFGNSVPDPYRWLEDDRSDETADWVKRQNELTFSYLDKIPFREALKQRMEQFFNYARVSTPVKKSGHYYFFKNNGLQNQDVLFGTDSLGKEPRLIIDPNLFSKDGTSSMSGYSFSKDGKYMAFQVSDGGSDWNKILVLDLEKNEVLNDTIRWVKFSNAEWRGDGFYYSCYPTPEGENIYSAKNEFHSVYFHKIGTSQSEDKLIYVDKKNPLRNAGASLTDDERFLILSTTESTSGNALAIMDLVSGKAEFKWIVKAFDSDYNIIGNLGDEIFVHTNAGSPNWKVCSFKFGQADPSSWKDVITEGADRIASVRFIGGKLIVTFIHNAYHAVKIFNPGGEMLHELNLPELGTVGGFTGDQNDEESFYAFTSFVRPNTVYRLDLNTFKSELFFAPEIKDYNPDLFTTSQVWYKSKDSTSVSMFLTHRKELKFDPASSGQHPTILYGYGGFDISILPSFSVSRLILLENDGIFAVANIRGGGEFGANWHNAGTKEKKQNVFDDFMAAADFLVDQNYTKRAMLAIEGRSNGGLLVGACMTQRPDLCKVAFPGVGVLDMLRYHKFTIGWAWATDYGTSESEDGFEYLSKYSPLHNLKPADYPATLVITADHDDRVVPAHSFKFGAALQKAQQGKNPCLIRIDVSAGHGAGKPTTKRLEESADMLSFMFFNMQLQPKLK from the coding sequence ATGCGAAATAAAAGTATAATCACTAGTTTAATTTCAATTGGCATGATGATTTCATGCAGACCTATGAATAACCAGCAAGAACTCGCAGCTTTCGATACCGCTATACCTGCTTATCCGGATACCCGGATGGATACAATTTCCGATAATTATTTTGGAAATTCTGTACCGGATCCATACCGTTGGCTGGAAGATGACAGATCCGACGAGACGGCCGATTGGGTTAAACGCCAGAATGAACTCACCTTTTCATACCTCGATAAGATTCCTTTTCGGGAAGCATTAAAGCAGCGGATGGAGCAGTTTTTCAACTACGCCAGAGTGAGTACTCCGGTTAAAAAATCGGGGCATTATTACTTTTTTAAAAACAATGGCTTACAGAATCAGGATGTTCTTTTTGGAACGGACAGCCTTGGTAAAGAGCCTCGACTGATCATTGATCCCAATCTTTTTTCGAAAGACGGAACCAGCTCAATGAGCGGATATTCCTTCTCTAAAGATGGAAAATATATGGCGTTTCAGGTATCTGACGGAGGATCCGACTGGAATAAAATCCTTGTTTTGGACCTTGAAAAAAATGAGGTTCTGAACGACACCATCCGTTGGGTAAAATTCAGCAATGCGGAATGGCGTGGAGATGGATTTTATTACAGCTGCTATCCAACACCCGAAGGTGAAAATATTTATTCAGCTAAAAATGAATTCCATTCGGTTTATTTTCATAAAATCGGGACAAGCCAATCTGAAGACAAACTGATCTATGTCGATAAAAAGAATCCGCTGCGAAATGCAGGAGCCAGCCTGACAGACGATGAGCGGTTTCTGATTTTGTCAACTACAGAATCAACGAGTGGGAATGCCCTTGCTATTATGGATTTAGTTTCCGGCAAAGCTGAATTTAAATGGATTGTCAAAGCATTTGACAGCGATTACAACATCATCGGAAACCTGGGAGATGAAATATTTGTACACACCAATGCTGGAAGTCCGAATTGGAAAGTCTGCAGTTTCAAGTTTGGACAGGCAGATCCTTCATCCTGGAAAGATGTCATAACAGAAGGAGCCGACCGGATTGCATCAGTTCGCTTCATTGGCGGAAAACTCATTGTCACTTTTATTCACAATGCTTACCACGCAGTTAAAATATTTAATCCAGGCGGAGAAATGCTCCACGAGCTAAACCTTCCCGAATTGGGAACAGTTGGTGGATTTACGGGCGATCAAAATGACGAAGAGAGTTTTTATGCGTTCACTTCTTTTGTAAGGCCCAATACGGTCTACCGGCTTGATTTGAATACATTTAAATCGGAACTGTTCTTTGCTCCGGAAATCAAAGATTACAATCCGGATCTTTTTACAACCAGTCAGGTGTGGTACAAAAGCAAGGACAGTACTTCAGTTTCCATGTTTCTAACCCATAGGAAGGAATTGAAATTCGATCCCGCTTCATCTGGACAACACCCAACCATACTTTACGGTTACGGTGGATTTGATATTTCAATACTCCCAAGTTTCTCGGTATCCAGACTGATTTTATTGGAAAACGACGGAATCTTTGCCGTGGCAAACATCAGGGGTGGGGGAGAATTCGGTGCAAACTGGCACAATGCCGGTACCAAAGAAAAAAAGCAAAATGTGTTTGACGATTTTATGGCTGCAGCTGATTTTCTCGTCGATCAAAATTATACGAAAAGAGCCATGCTGGCCATCGAAGGAAGGTCCAACGGAGGTTTATTAGTAGGAGCTTGTATGACTCAGCGCCCGGATTTGTGCAAAGTTGCTTTTCCGGGAGTGGGCGTACTGGATATGCTCCGCTACCATAAATTTACTATTGGGTGGGCCTGGGCTACGGATTACGGAACCTCAGAATCTGAGGATGGCTTTGAATACCTGTCGAAATATTCCCCGCTGCACAATTTGAAACCAGCAGATTATCCTGCAACTTTGGTGATCACTGCCGATCACGATGATCGCGTAGTGCCCGCACATTCCTTTAAATTTGGGGCGGCATTGCAAAAAGCACAACAGGGTAAAAATCCTTGCCTGATTCGCATCGATGTCAGTGCAGGACATGGAGCCGGTAAACCAACCACCAAAAGACTTGAGGAGAGCGCAGATATGCTGAGTTTTATGTTTTTTAACATGCAACTGCAACCTAAATTAAAATAA
- a CDS encoding tRNA-(ms[2]io[6]A)-hydroxylase, whose translation MSENKELTKLGLHLPTDPRWVDLASMSLEDILTDHAYCEQKAASSCISLIQQYPDKAELVEQVAPVVTEEWGHFRLVIQELRKRNLKLGFQRKDEYVNALLKFQQKGGNREQRLTEQLLTCALIEARSCERFRLLSLHLEEQGLKEFYHHFMVSEAGHYKMFLQLAEFYQDKYSVRKRWQEYLDKEAEIMKSLALRGDRMH comes from the coding sequence ATGTCTGAAAACAAAGAGTTGACCAAATTGGGCCTGCATTTACCAACCGACCCGAGGTGGGTGGATCTCGCATCGATGTCCCTGGAAGATATTTTAACGGATCACGCATACTGCGAACAGAAAGCAGCAAGTTCCTGCATTTCTTTGATACAACAGTATCCTGACAAAGCTGAATTGGTCGAACAGGTTGCGCCTGTGGTCACCGAAGAATGGGGACATTTCCGCCTCGTGATTCAGGAATTGCGCAAGCGAAATTTAAAACTGGGATTTCAGCGAAAAGATGAATACGTGAATGCCTTATTAAAATTCCAGCAAAAAGGCGGCAACCGCGAACAAAGGCTCACCGAACAGTTGTTAACCTGTGCATTGATCGAAGCCCGGAGTTGCGAGCGATTCAGATTGCTTTCGCTCCATCTCGAAGAACAGGGCTTGAAGGAATTTTATCACCATTTTATGGTATCGGAAGCGGGACATTATAAAATGTTTTTACAACTCGCAGAATTCTATCAGGATAAGTACAGTGTCCGCAAACGTTGGCAGGAATATCTCGACAAAGAGGCGGAGATCATGAAATCATTAGCATTAAGGGGAGATCGGATGCATTGA
- a CDS encoding NAD(P)-dependent glycerol-3-phosphate dehydrogenase yields the protein MLKEKQTVGVVGAGSFGTTVASLLAHNVDVLLFSRQQEVVTRINELHENLGYKLDSRIRATRSLEEICSSCSLIFPVVPSENFRETCAAMSPYLSPAHVLIHATKGLDIAGIKLAELTKVNISRKNIHTMSEVIRQETSVLRVGCLAGPNLYREIMASQPAASVIASEYDEVIKAGSEVLSSRMFFVFGSYDLLGAEMAGALKNIIALGSGMLAGKGMGKNLEAMLITRGLREMIELGRCIGSSSKSFLGTAGIGDLIATATSPSSRNFNFGFRLGKGEKLRDIIGTLDEVVEGVRTVRIANQLAKHYHLRVPIINMIYSVVFEDLSIEKAIQFLMRYPYLPDVDFL from the coding sequence GTGTTGAAAGAAAAGCAAACAGTTGGAGTCGTAGGAGCAGGTAGTTTTGGTACTACTGTGGCCAGTTTGCTGGCACATAATGTAGACGTGTTGCTTTTTTCGCGACAACAGGAAGTGGTCACCAGGATCAACGAGTTGCACGAGAACCTGGGCTATAAATTGGATTCAAGGATACGGGCCACGCGCTCACTGGAAGAGATTTGCTCCAGTTGTTCTTTGATTTTTCCAGTGGTGCCTTCTGAAAATTTCCGGGAAACCTGTGCTGCGATGTCCCCCTATTTGAGTCCGGCTCATGTGCTGATCCATGCTACCAAAGGACTCGACATTGCAGGGATCAAGCTTGCCGAATTGACCAAAGTGAACATTTCGCGCAAAAATATTCACACCATGAGCGAGGTTATACGGCAGGAAACTTCTGTGTTGAGAGTGGGTTGTCTGGCAGGCCCCAATTTATACCGGGAGATCATGGCCAGCCAACCCGCAGCTTCAGTGATTGCCAGCGAATACGACGAAGTCATTAAAGCAGGATCCGAAGTCTTATCCAGTCGCATGTTTTTCGTGTTCGGTTCTTACGACCTGTTGGGAGCCGAGATGGCCGGAGCACTTAAAAATATTATTGCCCTGGGCTCGGGTATGCTTGCCGGAAAGGGCATGGGAAAAAACCTGGAGGCCATGCTCATCACGCGTGGGCTTCGTGAAATGATCGAACTCGGGAGGTGTATTGGATCTTCATCCAAGTCCTTTTTAGGAACAGCAGGTATTGGAGATCTCATTGCAACTGCAACCAGTCCGAGCAGCCGAAACTTCAATTTTGGATTCAGGCTGGGCAAAGGCGAAAAACTCAGGGATATCATCGGAACACTCGACGAAGTGGTTGAGGGGGTGCGAACCGTCCGGATCGCCAACCAGCTGGCCAAGCACTATCATTTGCGCGTTCCCATCATCAACATGATCTACAGTGTGGTATTTGAGGATCTCTCTATCGAAAAAGCCATCCAGTTTTTGATGCGATACCCGTATTTGCCGGACGTTGACTTCCTGTAG
- the yidC gene encoding membrane protein insertase YidC, whose protein sequence is MDRNQIIGIVLIIAVLFVWNEYFFQPEMEEQKRRMHVQDSIAQLQNAAPAEAPLKSIDTIQNSITDTSSPVVVPTEEKLITLQNPKLKLTFSNKGGRMTEALIKGKFKSYGTQEGQAVVEEVKLLEDQKNIFEYRFSIQGKEYQTQQLYFDIQQADDQTVTFTALLDGGAKFIQQYKLDPEDYTLNYSISSTGLHASQPIKLHWENYLDKIEKNWEYERYNSTVYFKEKEEDPDYCSCRSDDKIELPEKRVQWISHSHQFFNSTLISPNGFEKSSNETILMAETDSDLKKLISTAEISGAELSGKPYEMKWYLGPNDYKKLAAFEQDIQYIIPYGWSIFGTVNRHAVRPLFVWLEDLVGAKGVIILLMTFIVKLLVFPLGYKMLHSQAKMQALKPEIEKLKAKNKDDMQKQQMETMKMYNEFGVNPLGGCFPLLLQMPIWIALYRFFPATIEFRQESFLWAGDLTSYDEFLKLPFTLPLFGDTMSLFAFLWMVSTLIFSYYSSKSMDFSANPAMKYMQYLMPVIFWFMFNKTAAGLTCYMFFSNILNIAQTLLGKYYLFDQNKIRAELELNKTKPKKSGGFRERLEQMMKEQQKIQQEKAKNIKK, encoded by the coding sequence ATGGACCGGAATCAGATCATAGGAATAGTGCTCATCATTGCTGTACTTTTTGTTTGGAACGAGTATTTTTTTCAACCCGAAATGGAAGAACAAAAAAGGCGAATGCATGTCCAGGATTCCATTGCACAATTGCAGAATGCAGCTCCTGCCGAGGCACCGTTAAAATCAATTGATACTATTCAAAATTCAATAACGGATACCTCATCTCCTGTGGTGGTCCCGACTGAAGAAAAATTGATTACACTTCAGAATCCTAAACTCAAGTTGACTTTTTCAAACAAGGGTGGTCGCATGACTGAAGCCCTGATCAAAGGAAAGTTCAAATCTTACGGAACTCAGGAGGGCCAGGCCGTTGTCGAAGAAGTTAAGTTGCTGGAAGACCAGAAAAATATTTTCGAATATCGTTTCTCAATTCAGGGTAAAGAATATCAGACGCAACAATTGTATTTCGATATACAGCAAGCCGACGACCAAACGGTGACATTTACGGCTTTGCTCGATGGAGGAGCTAAATTTATCCAACAGTACAAACTGGATCCTGAGGATTATACTTTAAATTATTCCATTTCCTCCACGGGACTTCATGCCTCTCAGCCCATAAAATTGCATTGGGAGAACTACCTCGATAAAATTGAAAAAAACTGGGAGTACGAGCGTTATAACAGCACGGTTTATTTCAAGGAAAAAGAGGAAGATCCCGATTATTGTTCCTGCAGGTCAGACGATAAAATTGAACTGCCCGAAAAAAGGGTCCAATGGATTTCCCATTCACATCAGTTTTTCAATTCTACGCTGATCTCGCCCAATGGCTTTGAAAAATCCAGCAACGAAACCATACTCATGGCGGAAACGGATTCCGATTTGAAGAAACTCATTTCAACAGCAGAAATATCCGGAGCCGAGCTCTCCGGTAAACCTTATGAAATGAAGTGGTATTTAGGGCCAAATGACTATAAGAAATTAGCGGCATTTGAACAGGACATTCAATACATCATTCCCTATGGATGGAGCATTTTTGGGACAGTCAACCGACATGCAGTAAGGCCTTTGTTCGTATGGTTAGAAGACCTGGTGGGTGCCAAAGGAGTCATCATTCTGCTGATGACGTTTATTGTCAAGTTGCTTGTATTTCCTTTAGGATATAAGATGTTGCATTCTCAGGCCAAAATGCAGGCTTTGAAACCGGAAATTGAAAAGCTGAAAGCCAAGAATAAGGACGATATGCAGAAGCAACAGATGGAAACCATGAAAATGTACAATGAATTTGGTGTAAATCCACTGGGAGGTTGTTTTCCTTTGTTGCTTCAAATGCCCATCTGGATTGCCCTCTACCGGTTTTTTCCGGCGACCATCGAATTCAGGCAGGAATCGTTTTTATGGGCTGGCGATCTTACGTCTTACGATGAATTTTTGAAACTTCCTTTTACGCTTCCATTGTTTGGAGATACCATGTCCCTCTTTGCATTTCTTTGGATGGTTTCCACTTTGATCTTCAGCTATTATTCTTCAAAATCCATGGACTTCTCCGCCAATCCTGCCATGAAATATATGCAATACCTGATGCCAGTCATCTTTTGGTTTATGTTTAATAAAACAGCAGCGGGGCTTACCTGTTATATGTTTTTCAGCAACATCCTCAACATTGCGCAGACCTTGCTGGGCAAATATTATTTATTCGACCAGAATAAAATACGGGCCGAACTGGAACTCAATAAAACCAAACCCAAAAAATCCGGAGGATTCCGCGAACGGCTCGAACAAATGATGAAAGAACAACAGAAGATCCAGCAGGAGAAAGCTAAAAACATAAAGAAATGA